In a single window of the Necator americanus strain Aroian chromosome X, whole genome shotgun sequence genome:
- a CDS encoding hypothetical protein (NECATOR_CHRX.G26028.T1) has product MKLKRRRFSYLTRKHTTSALAIRVYKHMLSVLDAKSDRTLTGSDTDLRDQSVNAELNEQNFFDNSGFVYQDELLDDIDSRYISNLFFDTETHYNNTPFYHSDPHYIDPSMAFITPIDIPTLIKDFQRIVVELKESDRINHSLAYAHRVADIIQRRSGDTPLRHIPGQDFETEHKENRNRQLRDLDTENRQLRQLYEDAQWTLHLVMESHRRELESHFGHDNALSLPSERQNDAETNNIRQKFYQNAALMARGVNEVLQHEKRMNEAFAQRIRELEVENEVLRCVLESRPGVDVDAVIDRLEHRMLLSSTGSLGDISTNSSADFEYHDNQDVNATPVKKKSKSSFATSADVK; this is encoded by the exons ATGAAGCTGAAACGCCGTCGTTTCTCGTATCTTACCCGTAAACACACAACATCCGCCTTAGCGATACGCGTGTATAAGCATATG CTTTCTGTTTTGGATGCGAAATCTGATCGAACTTTAACTGGTAGTGACACTGATTTGAGAGATCAGAGTGTGAACGCTGAATTAAACGAGCAGAATTTTTTCGACAATTCTGGTTTTGTCTACCAAGACGAGCTACTCGACGATATTGACTCTCGTTACATTAGCAATCTATTCTTCGATACTGAGACTCACTATAACAATACTCCATTTTACCACTCTGACCCACATTATATTGACCCCAG CATGGCATTCATAACCCCTATCGATATTCCCACGCTTATCAAAGATTTTCAACGGATCGTCGTAGAACTTAAAGAAAGCGACAGG ATTAATCATTCACTTGCCTACGCCCATCGCGTCGCGGATATTATCCAAAGAAGAAGCGGTGATACACCTCTG CGACATATCCCCGGTCAAGATTTTGAAACCGAACATAAGGAGAATAGGAATAGACAG CTCCGCGACTTGGACACTGAAAACCGACAGCTTCGTCAACTGTATGAAGACGCTCAGTGGACCCTGCATCTTGTCATGGAGTCGCATAGAAGGGAGTTGGAATCTCACTTTGGTCATGATAACGCTTTGTCTCTCCCTTCGGAGAGACAAAATGATGCTGAAACA AACAACATCAGACAAAAATTCTATCAGAATGCTGCACTTATGGCCAGGGGTGTGAACGAGGTGCTTCAGCATGAAAAACGGATGAACGAGGCGTTTGCTCAA aggatAAGAGAACTAGAGGTGGAAAATGAGGTCCTTAGATGTGTATTGGAAAGCCGACCTGGAGTGGATGTTGATGCAGTTATTGATCGTCTGGAGCACAG AATGCTGCTGTCTTCAACTGGATCGTTGGGCGACATTTCCACAAACTCATCGGCTGACTTTGAGTATCACGATAACCAGGACGTAAATGCGACAcccgtgaagaaaaaatctaaatctaGTTTCGCGACAAGCGCTGATGTTAAGTAG
- a CDS encoding hypothetical protein (NECATOR_CHRX.G26029.T3) → MANNVDSDEEQLFDQRRVTMNETSNTYGIETNAMTLQRFVLHEQRKHPSASGDLTHLLTSLLTAFKAITSSVRKAGLARLYGIAGNTNVQGEEVKKLDVLSNELMINMIRSSYTSCAMVSEENDDVIEVDEGKQGKYIVTFDPLDGSSNIDCLVSIGTIFGIWKKHTDGPVTKADLLQSGRAMVAAGYCLYGSATMVVLSTGRGVNGFMLDPSIGEFILTNPKMKMPEKGKYYSINEGYAKHWPKALTEYVHSRKFPEPGKKGMAQRYVGSMVADVHRTLLNGGIFLYPATADAPKGKLRYLYECAPMAFLIEQAGGIATTGERPVLDHVPTDIHERGIIYLEKKMSREAYGIETDSMTLQRFVLAEQRRYPKATGDLTHLLTSLLTAFKAISSAVRKAGLANLYGIAGNINVQGEEVKKLDVLSNELMINMITSSYACSGMVSEENEQIIEVEDAKRGKYVVTFDPLDGSSNIDCLVSIGTIFGIWRKITEGPATKDDFMQPGKAMVAAGYCLYGSATIVVLSTGHGVNGFMLDPSIGEFILTHPKMRVPEKGKIYSINEGYARYWSKGLSEYVRTRKFPEAGKKIMGHRYVGSMVADIHRTILNGGIFLYSPTKDAPTGKLRLLYECAPMAFIVEQAGGIATNGKKRILDVVPEDIHQRSTLYLGSKKDVEELLTFFAKDQ, encoded by the exons atcAGCGTAGAGTTACAATGAACGAAACCTCGAACACGTATGGCATCGAGACGAATGCTATGACCCTGCAGAGGTTCGTACTGcatgaacaaagaaaacatcCGTCGGCTTCCGGTGACCTCACACATCTTCTCACTTCACTCCTTACAGCTTTCAAG GCTATCACAAGTTCTGTACGAAAAGCTGGACTAGCTCGACTATACGGTATCGCCGGAAACACAAACGTACAAGGAGAAGAG GTGAAAAAGCTTGATGTTCTAAGCAATGAGCTTATGATTAACATGATCCGCTCCTCTTACACTAGCTGTGCCATGGTTTCCGAGGAAAACGACGAC GTTATCGAAGTGGATGaaggaaaacaaggaaaatacATTGTCACATTCGATCCTCTCGATGGTTCATCCAATATTGACTGCTTGGTGTCCATtg GCACAATTTTCGGGATTTGGAAGAAACACACTGATGGACCAGTGACAAAAGCAGATCTATTACAATCAGGAAG AGCAATGGTAGCAGCTGGTTACTGCTTGTATGGATCCGCAACAATGGTTGTGCTTAGTACTGGACGTGGTGTGAACGGATTCATGCTTGatcct AGTATCGGAGAGTTCATTCTAACTAAtccgaaaatgaaaatgcctgaaaaaggaaagtacTACAGTATCAATGAGGGTTACGCTAAACATTGGCCAAAAGCATTGACTGAATACGTTCATAGCAGAAAGTTCCCTGAG CCAGGCAAGAAAGGAATGGCCCAACGATATGTTGGATCGATGGTTGCTGACGTACACCGTACACTTTTGAATGGTGGTATTTTCCTTTATCCAGCAACTGCGGATGCTCCTAAAGGGAAG CTTCGTTATCTTTACGAGTGCGCCCCAATGGCTTTCCTTATCGAACAAGCAGGAGGAATAGCGACCACCGGAGAG CGACCAGTCCTCGACCATGTTCCCACCGACATCCATGAACGTGGCATTATTTATTTGG agaagaagatGTCGAGGGAAGCCTATGGAATCGAAACGGATTCTATGACTTTACAGCGTTTCGTTTTAGCCGAACAACGTCGATATCCGAAAGCTACGGGTGATCTGACCCATCTGCTCACTTCCCTCCTTACAGCCTTCAAG GCGATCTCTAGTGCTGTGCGGAAAGCTGGTTTGGCTAATCTTTATGGTATCGCCGGTAACATTAATGTCCAAGGAGAAGAG GTTAAGAAACTGGATGTACTTAGTAATGAACTAATGATTAACATGATTACTTCTTCCTACGCCTGCAGTGGAATGGTATCTGAGGAGAATGAGCAA ATTATCGAAGTTGAAGATGCAAAACGAGGGAAATACGTGGTGACTTTCGATCCACTTGATGGATCTTCTAATATTGACTGCTTGGTTTCGATAG GTACAATCTTTGGAATATGGAGAAAAATCACTGAGGGACCTGCTACAAAGGATGATTTTATGCAACCAGGAAA GGCAATGGTAGCAGCTGGCTACTGCCTCTATGGTTCGGCAACGATTGTCGTCCTTAGTACTGGCCATGGAGTCAACGGATTTATGCTTGATCCA AGTATTGGAGAATTCATTCTTACTCATCCAAAGATGCGTGTTCCGGAGAAAGGCAAGATTTATAGCATTAATGAGGGATATGCAAGGTATTGGTCAAAAGGTTTGAGTGAGTACGTTCGCACAAGGAAGTTCCCAGAG GCTGGTAAGAAGATTATGGGGCACCGTTACGTTGGGTCCATGGTTGCAGACATCCATCGTACAATTCTTAATGGAGGGATATTCCTCTATTCGCCCACTAAAGATGCCCCAACAGGAAAA CTTCGTCTTCTCTATGAGTGTGCGCCAATGGCGTTTATTGTCGAGCAAGCTGGAGGAATAGCTACCAATGGCAAA AAGCGTATTCTCGACGTCGTTCCGGAGGATATCCATCAGCGCTCTACTCTTTACTTAGGTAGCAAGAAGGATGTCGAGGAACTCCTGACTTTCTTCGCAAAAGACCAATAA
- a CDS encoding hypothetical protein (NECATOR_CHRX.G26029.T1) — translation MSREAYGIETDSMTLQRFVLAEQRRYPKATGDLTHLLTSLLTAFKAISSAVRKAGLANLYGIAGNINVQGEEVKKLDVLSNELMINMITSSYACSGMVSEENEQIIEVEDAKRGKYVVTFDPLDGSSNIDCLVSIGTIFGIWRKITEGPATKDDFMQPGKAMVAAGYCLYGSATIVVLSTGHGVNGFMLDPSIGEFILTHPKMRVPEKGKIYSINEGYARYWSKGLSEYVRTRKFPEAGKKIMGHRYVGSMVADIHRTILNGGIFLYSPTKDAPTGKLRLLYECAPMAFIVEQAGGIATNGKKRILDVVPEDIHQRSTLYLGSKKDVEELLTFFAKDQ, via the exons atGTCGAGGGAAGCCTATGGAATCGAAACGGATTCTATGACTTTACAGCGTTTCGTTTTAGCCGAACAACGTCGATATCCGAAAGCTACGGGTGATCTGACCCATCTGCTCACTTCCCTCCTTACAGCCTTCAAG GCGATCTCTAGTGCTGTGCGGAAAGCTGGTTTGGCTAATCTTTATGGTATCGCCGGTAACATTAATGTCCAAGGAGAAGAG GTTAAGAAACTGGATGTACTTAGTAATGAACTAATGATTAACATGATTACTTCTTCCTACGCCTGCAGTGGAATGGTATCTGAGGAGAATGAGCAA ATTATCGAAGTTGAAGATGCAAAACGAGGGAAATACGTGGTGACTTTCGATCCACTTGATGGATCTTCTAATATTGACTGCTTGGTTTCGATAG GTACAATCTTTGGAATATGGAGAAAAATCACTGAGGGACCTGCTACAAAGGATGATTTTATGCAACCAGGAAA GGCAATGGTAGCAGCTGGCTACTGCCTCTATGGTTCGGCAACGATTGTCGTCCTTAGTACTGGCCATGGAGTCAACGGATTTATGCTTGATCCA AGTATTGGAGAATTCATTCTTACTCATCCAAAGATGCGTGTTCCGGAGAAAGGCAAGATTTATAGCATTAATGAGGGATATGCAAGGTATTGGTCAAAAGGTTTGAGTGAGTACGTTCGCACAAGGAAGTTCCCAGAG GCTGGTAAGAAGATTATGGGGCACCGTTACGTTGGGTCCATGGTTGCAGACATCCATCGTACAATTCTTAATGGAGGGATATTCCTCTATTCGCCCACTAAAGATGCCCCAACAGGAAAA CTTCGTCTTCTCTATGAGTGTGCGCCAATGGCGTTTATTGTCGAGCAAGCTGGAGGAATAGCTACCAATGGCAAA AAGCGTATTCTCGACGTCGTTCCGGAGGATATCCATCAGCGCTCTACTCTTTACTTAGGTAGCAAGAAGGATGTCGAGGAACTCCTGACTTTCTTCGCAAAAGACCAATAA
- a CDS encoding hypothetical protein (NECATOR_CHRX.G26029.T2), with protein sequence MISSFQDVNMTTGIGYIADNTIFNRAMANNVDSDEEQLFDQRRVTMNETSNTYGIETNAMTLQRFVLHEQRKHPSASGDLTHLLTSLLTAFKAITSSVRKAGLARLYGIAGNTNVQGEEVKKLDVLSNELMINMIRSSYTSCAMVSEENDDVIEVDEGKQGKYIVTFDPLDGSSNIDCLVSIGTIFGIWKKHTDGPVTKADLLQSGRAMVAAGYCLYGSATMVVLSTGRGVNGFMLDPSIGEFILTNPKMKMPEKGKYYSINEGYAKHWPKALTEYVHSRKFPEPGKKGMAQRYVGSMVADVHRTLLNGGIFLYPATADAPKGKLRYLYECAPMAFLIEQAGGIATTGERPVLDHVPTDIHERGIIYLGSKLDVEELLSYFEKYKE encoded by the exons atcAGCGTAGAGTTACAATGAACGAAACCTCGAACACGTATGGCATCGAGACGAATGCTATGACCCTGCAGAGGTTCGTACTGcatgaacaaagaaaacatcCGTCGGCTTCCGGTGACCTCACACATCTTCTCACTTCACTCCTTACAGCTTTCAAG GCTATCACAAGTTCTGTACGAAAAGCTGGACTAGCTCGACTATACGGTATCGCCGGAAACACAAACGTACAAGGAGAAGAG GTGAAAAAGCTTGATGTTCTAAGCAATGAGCTTATGATTAACATGATCCGCTCCTCTTACACTAGCTGTGCCATGGTTTCCGAGGAAAACGACGAC GTTATCGAAGTGGATGaaggaaaacaaggaaaatacATTGTCACATTCGATCCTCTCGATGGTTCATCCAATATTGACTGCTTGGTGTCCATtg GCACAATTTTCGGGATTTGGAAGAAACACACTGATGGACCAGTGACAAAAGCAGATCTATTACAATCAGGAAG AGCAATGGTAGCAGCTGGTTACTGCTTGTATGGATCCGCAACAATGGTTGTGCTTAGTACTGGACGTGGTGTGAACGGATTCATGCTTGatcct AGTATCGGAGAGTTCATTCTAACTAAtccgaaaatgaaaatgcctgaaaaaggaaagtacTACAGTATCAATGAGGGTTACGCTAAACATTGGCCAAAAGCATTGACTGAATACGTTCATAGCAGAAAGTTCCCTGAG CCAGGCAAGAAAGGAATGGCCCAACGATATGTTGGATCGATGGTTGCTGACGTACACCGTACACTTTTGAATGGTGGTATTTTCCTTTATCCAGCAACTGCGGATGCTCCTAAAGGGAAG CTTCGTTATCTTTACGAGTGCGCCCCAATGGCTTTCCTTATCGAACAAGCAGGAGGAATAGCGACCACCGGAGAG CGACCAGTCCTCGACCATGTTCCCACCGACATCCATGAACGTGGCATTATTTATTTGGGTAGTAAACTTGATGTAGAAGAATTACTGTCATACTTTGAGAAATATAAGGAGTGA